From Triticum aestivum cultivar Chinese Spring chromosome 4A, IWGSC CS RefSeq v2.1, whole genome shotgun sequence, a single genomic window includes:
- the LOC123082826 gene encoding uncharacterized protein has translation MARLPDKIPASQFNAALSFIQHIKAGLASSQTIHAELLHLLACLGRGETADTHAVLARADAILRGHPDLLQRFDAFLGRPSHHQAAKPVREDPVAAAPPPKRPKREHRRTVAECAGPMRFLERVKMADAGLYDMLLVLLFNVEMEGTLNAHQIYAKALEVFGSADSPLLRGFTEFLPLPTAGRDFLTRRRAKEEPEHGPKRKAVPAGKPSPSAAKKPRADHDRKTKSGSVSAFRDAWEFETTYSKLAVTLRRTEKSLEELEPRKESPEEVEPEAAPGHHGRPRTLEQLYPGRECQEVLQEMYGGMWGQMRVALEDGARTEVALRTILRRLTKLEQVAVKMAMGRRDPARVEARVKLLVLERRDGAHADGGMNKLNVEL, from the coding sequence ATGGCGCGACTGCCGGACAAGATTCCGGCGAGCCAATTCAACGCCGCCCTATCCTTCATACAACATATCAAAGCCGGCCTCGCGTCCAGCCAGACCATCCACGCAGAGCTCCTCCACCTCCTCGCGTGCTTGGGCAGGGGCGAGACCGCCGACACCCACGCCGTCCTGGCCAGGGCGGACGCCATCCTCCGGGGCCATCCCGACCTCCTCCAGCGCTTCGACGCCTTTCTCGGCCGTCCCAGCCACCACCAAGCTGCCAAACCCGTCCGTGAAGACCctgtcgccgccgcgccgccgccgaagcGGCCCAAGAGGGAGCACCGCCGCACGGTCGCCGAGTGCGCCGGGCCCATGCGGTTCTTGGAGCGGGTGAAGATGGCGGACGCCGGACTCTACGACATGCTCCTGGTGCTTCTGTTCAACGTGGAGATGGAGGGGACGCTGAACGCGCATCAAATCTACGCGAAGGCCCTCGAGGTTTTCGGCTCCGCCGACAGCCCTCTCCTCCGCGGCTTCACGGAGTTCCTGCCGCTGCCGACGGCCGGGCGTGACTTTCTGACGCGGCGCCGCGCAAAGGAGGAGCCGGAGCACGGACCGAAGCGCAAGGCCGTCCCCGCCGGCAAGCCGAGCCCGAGCGCGGCAAAGAAACCCCGCGCCGACCACGACCGGAAGACGAAGAGCGGCAGTGTCTCCGCGTTTAGGGACGCGTGGGAGTTCGAGACCACCTACTCGAAGCTGGCGGTCACGCTAAGACGCACCGAGAAATCCCTGGAAGAGCTCGAGCCAAGGAAGGAGTCGCCGGAAGAAGTCGAGCCGGAGGCGGCGCCGGGACACCATGGGCGGCCGCGCACGCTGGAGCAACTCTACCCTGGCCGCGAGTGCCAGGAGGTCCTCCAGGAGATGTATGGCGGCATGTGGGGGCAGATGCGGGTGGCGCTCGAGGACGGCGCGCGCACCGAGGTGGCGCTGCGGACGATATTGCGCAGGCTGACGAAGCTGGAGCAGGTGGCCGTGAAGATGGCGATGGGGCGGCGCGATCCCGCCCGCGTCGAGGCCCGAGTGAAGCTGCTTGTCTTAGAGCGGCGGGATGGCGCCCACGCCGATGGCGGGATGAACAAGCTTAATGTAGAGTTGTAG